A window of the Candidatus Micrarchaeia archaeon genome harbors these coding sequences:
- a CDS encoding V-type ATP synthase subunit D, whose amino-acid sequence MAEEPNPTRMELLKIKDRISLARKGHKLLKQKRDALILEFFKILKKSKDIRSELNLRMKDAYASLAVSEAHHSAFELEAVALSNRRKMDVDVQVKNVMGVKIPNITSSIEHKPYLDRGYSIIGTTAMLEKTMEQYEDVLDMAIQLAETEIAIKRLIGEIEKTKRRVNSLEFIMIPRLEGQQKMISFKLDELERDSFVSLKVIKRKLDKEAKR is encoded by the coding sequence ATGGCAGAGGAGCCGAACCCAACCAGGATGGAACTGCTGAAGATAAAGGACAGAATCTCCCTTGCCCGGAAGGGCCACAAGCTCCTGAAGCAGAAGCGGGACGCGCTCATTCTCGAATTTTTTAAAATCCTGAAAAAATCAAAGGACATAAGGTCCGAACTGAATCTGCGCATGAAGGACGCATACGCTTCCCTCGCGGTTTCCGAGGCCCACCATTCGGCTTTCGAGCTTGAAGCGGTCGCGCTCTCGAACAGGAGGAAGATGGACGTGGACGTGCAGGTGAAGAACGTGATGGGAGTGAAGATACCCAATATCACCTCATCCATAGAGCACAAGCCCTACCTGGACCGGGGCTACTCGATAATCGGAACCACGGCGATGCTGGAAAAGACCATGGAGCAGTACGAGGACGTGCTGGACATGGCAATCCAGCTTGCTGAAACCGAGATTGCGATAAAGCGGCTCATAGGCGAGATAGAAAAGACCAAGAGAAGGGTGAATTCGCTGGAATTCATAATGATTCCAAGGCTCGAAGGCCAGCAGAAGATGATTTCCTTCAAGCTTGATGAGCTGGAAAGGGACAGCTTCGTTTCCCTGAAAGTGATAAAGAGGAAATTGGATAAGGAAGCAAAGCGCTGA